GGGGATGAGCGTCGCTCTGGGCACGCTGGAGCGCACGCGGCTGGGCGCGGCCGCGCAGGCCGTGGGGATCGCGCAGGGCGCGACGGACTACGCGGTCCAGTACGCCAAGGAGCGCACCGCGTTCGGCAAGCCGATCCTGGAGCTGCAGGGGTTGCAGTTCAAGCTCGCCGACATGCAGACGCGGACGGCTGCGGCGCGGGAGCTGCTGTACAAGGCGTGCGCGAAGATGGACCGGGGCGAGAGCGACAAGGCGATGTACTCGTCGATGGCCAAGCTGTTCGCGTCCGACACCGCGATGTACGTGACGGTCGAGGCCGTGCAGGTGCTCGGCGGCTACGGGTACGTCACCGAGTACCCGGTCGAGCGGATGATGCGCGACGCGAAGATCACGCAGATCTACGAGGGCACCAACGAGGTGCAGCGGGTCGTGATCGCGCGGCAGCTGGCGCGGTAGCGCCAACTGGCTGTGGGTGGTTCCTGGACGCGGTCGCGCGCGCAGTAGTCTGGTGCGCGATCCGCCCATGAACCTGCGCCGTACCCTCTTCGCCGCCGTGATCGCCATGAGCCTTGGGCTGACGGCGATCGTCGTCCTCGAGGGCTCGTTCTCGGAGGTCGGGATGTTCCGGATCCTCGAGGTCGCGGCGATCGTCGTCGTCGGCAGCGCCGCGATGCTGGGTGCCATGGCGATCGTCGGCGTCCGGATGGCCGGCTGGAAGGAGCCGGAGTCCGAGGCCGACTTCGACCGCGTCGTCATGCGCGCCGAGCGCCTGGCGCGCGACGGGACCGCGGTCGAGCCGACCGAGGACGAGTTCATGGATCTCGATCCCTACGACGACAGGGACTTCGAGGAGCTCGTCCGCGACGCGATGGACGACCTCCCGGACCTGCTGCGCGCCGCTTTGGATCGCAACGTCGCGGTGGTCATCAGCGACGGCGGCCGCCGCCACGGCGCCTACGGGTTGTACAACGGCGACGGTGCGTCGCACGACAACTTCCCGGACAAGATCATCATCTTCCGGGACACGCTGCGCCGCGACTTCGGCCACGACCCCAACCTCCTACGCCACCAAGTCATGATCACCGTCCGCCACGAGCTCGCCCACCACATCGGCTTCGACGAGCTCGGCGTACGCGACCTCGGCCTCTAGAGGCCGCCCGACGGACGCGCGCCTCCCCGGCGCGCCCCCTCGAGTCACGCGCGCCCTTCTCGCGGCAACGCAACCGCTTGATCCGCGGCTTCGCTTCGCGCCTCTGCGGGCGGGGTGGTTGGAGGCGCTTCGCTTGATCGTCGTCGCTCGCTGAGCCGCCGCCGGTCGCGTTCTTTGCCGCCATCCGTCCGGCACCGCAACGCGCGCGCCGGGTCGTCGCGCCCCGTCAACGGTGCATTTGGGTCCTATGCGAACCACTACGCACCGTTGACCCCGCCACGCCCGGCAGTCGGCGGCGTGACCGCTCCCGCTTGACAGGTGTTCCGGTGTTCAGAACACTTCGCGCATGGCTGTCGAGCGCGCGTCGCTTCCTGAGCAGGTGTTCCGGCAGTTGGTCGGTGCGGTTCTCGACGGGCGCTACCAGCCCGGGGAGCGGTTGCCGGCGCAGCGGGCGTTGGCGGCGGAGCTCGGCGTCAACATGGCGTCGCTGCGAGAAGGCATCAAGCGGCTGGAGCAGTTGCGGCTCGTCGATGTGCGGCATGGCGATGCGATGCGGGTCCAGGATTGGAGGGCGCATTCGGGGTTGGATGTGCTCGCCTACGCGGTCACGGTCGATCCGGCGTTGACCGGTGCGTTGTTCGAGGCGCGGCGGCTGCTGCTCCGCGAAGCGGCGCGGCTCGCGGCGGAGCGGCGCAGCCCGGACCACGCGCAGGCGCTGGAGGATCTGGCGACCGCGTTCGCCGAGGCCCCCGACGACACCACCGCCCAGATGATCGACCTCGCGTTCATGGCTACGGTGATCGACGCCGCGGGCAACCTCGTCTTCCAGTTGATCCTCAACTCGATCCGTGAGCTGTACCTCGGCCACCTCGAGCGCTTCCGCCCGCTGGTCTCCGGCCGCGACGAGCTGACGCCGCTGTACCGCCGCGCCGCCCGCGCGATCGCCGCCGGCGACCCGGGCCGCGCCGCGGGCGCCGTCGAGAGGCTCGCCGCCCTGCAGGAAGCGCGAATGGTCACGGAGTCATGACCGGCGCCGTCCTCTCCCTGCGCGAGCGGTCGATCTTCACCGCGGTCGCCGACACCCTGC
The sequence above is a segment of the Conexibacter woesei Iso977N genome. Coding sequences within it:
- a CDS encoding FadR/GntR family transcriptional regulator — translated: MAVERASLPEQVFRQLVGAVLDGRYQPGERLPAQRALAAELGVNMASLREGIKRLEQLRLVDVRHGDAMRVQDWRAHSGLDVLAYAVTVDPALTGALFEARRLLLREAARLAAERRSPDHAQALEDLATAFAEAPDDTTAQMIDLAFMATVIDAAGNLVFQLILNSIRELYLGHLERFRPLVSGRDELTPLYRRAARAIAAGDPGRAAGAVERLAALQEARMVTES
- a CDS encoding metallopeptidase family protein yields the protein MNLRRTLFAAVIAMSLGLTAIVVLEGSFSEVGMFRILEVAAIVVVGSAAMLGAMAIVGVRMAGWKEPESEADFDRVVMRAERLARDGTAVEPTEDEFMDLDPYDDRDFEELVRDAMDDLPDLLRAALDRNVAVVISDGGRRHGAYGLYNGDGASHDNFPDKIIIFRDTLRRDFGHDPNLLRHQVMITVRHELAHHIGFDELGVRDLGL